Proteins found in one Gloeocapsopsis sp. IPPAS B-1203 genomic segment:
- the btpA gene encoding photosystem I biogenesis protein BtpA yields the protein MDLKQLFKTPNPIIGVVHLLPLPTAPGWGGNLKAVIDRAEQEATALASGGVDGIIIENFFDAPFTKNQVDPAVVSAMTVVIQRLMHLVAVPIGVNVLRNDAHSALAIATVVKAQFIRVNVLTGVMATDQGLIEGQAHQLLRYRREIGSDVKIFADVLVKHARPLSSPNLTVAVQDTIERGLADAVILSGWATGSPPDLQDLELAKAAAHDTPVLIGSGASWENISILMQAADGVIVSSSLKRHGRREQTIDPIRVNQFVEAARSSKQKLIEDQIEIKDQGSEIRS from the coding sequence GTGGACTTAAAGCAGCTATTTAAAACTCCTAACCCAATCATAGGCGTAGTTCATTTACTGCCGTTACCCACTGCACCTGGCTGGGGTGGAAACCTCAAAGCAGTGATTGACCGTGCCGAACAAGAAGCAACAGCGCTTGCGAGTGGCGGTGTTGATGGTATCATCATCGAAAACTTCTTCGACGCGCCGTTCACGAAGAACCAAGTAGATCCTGCTGTTGTTAGTGCTATGACAGTAGTGATTCAACGACTGATGCATCTTGTGGCTGTTCCAATCGGGGTAAATGTCTTACGTAATGATGCTCACAGTGCCTTAGCGATCGCCACAGTCGTCAAAGCACAATTTATTCGTGTCAATGTGTTGACTGGTGTCATGGCAACTGATCAAGGATTAATTGAGGGGCAAGCACACCAATTGCTACGTTATCGTCGCGAAATTGGCAGCGACGTCAAAATTTTTGCGGATGTGCTTGTCAAACACGCACGACCTCTAAGTTCTCCTAATCTAACGGTTGCGGTACAAGACACTATTGAGCGCGGTTTGGCTGACGCTGTTATTTTGTCAGGTTGGGCAACAGGTAGCCCGCCAGATTTACAAGATTTAGAACTCGCGAAAGCTGCCGCCCACGACACGCCAGTTTTGATTGGGAGTGGTGCTAGTTGGGAAAATATTTCCATACTCATGCAAGCTGCAGATGGCGTCATTGTCTCCTCATCGCTGAAACGTCACGGTCGCCGCGAGCAAACAATTGATCCAATTCGTGTTAACCAATTTGTAGAGGCTGCAAGGAGTAGCAAGCAGAAGCTCATTGAAGACCAGATAGAAATCAAAGACCAAGGTTCAGAAATTAGAAGTTAG
- a CDS encoding methyltransferase yields MWDLGDSLTPLPYPKNNGQLVQTGVYGIVRHPLYSGVILAALSWTMFVLSLSYLVRTAILLTFFDLKLAKKKPG; encoded by the coding sequence TTGTGGGATCTAGGTGATAGTCTTACTCCATTACCATATCCTAAAAATAATGGACAATTAGTGCAAACTGGCGTTTATGGTATTGTGCGCCATCCACTTTACAGTGGTGTAATTTTAGCTGCACTTAGTTGGACTATGTTCGTACTTAGTTTGTCTTACTTAGTAAGAACTGCAATTTTATTGACTTTTTTTGACCTAAAGCTAGCAAAGAAGAAGCCTGGTTAA
- the rimO gene encoding 30S ribosomal protein S12 methylthiotransferase RimO, protein MVDKPTIAISHLGCEKNRIDTEHMLGLLVEAGYGVDTNEELADYVIVNTCSFIQAAREESVRTLVELADAGKKIVIAGCMAQHFQQELMEELPEAVAVVGTGDYHKIVNVIHRVEEGERVQEVTAEPTYIADETTPRYRTTTEGVAYLRVAEGCDYRCAFCIIPHLRGNQRSRSIESIVAEAEQLAAQGVQEIILISQITTNYGVDLYGEPRLAELLQALGKVNIPWIRMHYAYPTGLTPKVIEAIQATPNVLPYLDLPLQHSHPEILRAMNRPWQGRVNDGIIERIKQAIPQAVLRTTFIVGFPGETDEHFEHLQQFVQRHEFDHVGVFTFSPEEGTPAYSLPNQLPQEVMEARRDAVMEIQQPISWRKNQQEVGKVIDVLIEQENPETGDLVGRSTRFSPEVDGLVYVQGAARLGSLVPVKITDADIYDLYGQIAINN, encoded by the coding sequence ATGGTTGATAAGCCAACAATTGCGATTTCTCATTTGGGCTGCGAGAAAAACCGAATCGATACGGAACACATGCTAGGGCTTCTAGTTGAAGCTGGTTATGGTGTAGATACAAACGAAGAACTAGCAGATTATGTCATAGTAAATACCTGCAGCTTTATTCAAGCCGCGCGGGAAGAATCTGTACGAACTTTGGTAGAACTAGCAGACGCTGGAAAAAAAATTGTAATTGCGGGCTGTATGGCACAGCACTTCCAGCAAGAACTCATGGAAGAGTTGCCTGAAGCAGTAGCAGTGGTAGGAACAGGTGACTATCACAAAATAGTCAACGTGATTCACCGAGTAGAAGAAGGAGAAAGAGTTCAAGAAGTAACTGCAGAACCAACTTATATTGCTGATGAGACAACGCCACGCTACCGAACAACAACTGAAGGTGTAGCTTACCTGCGTGTTGCGGAAGGATGTGACTACCGCTGCGCGTTTTGTATTATTCCGCATTTGCGAGGAAATCAGCGATCGCGCTCGATTGAATCAATTGTGGCAGAAGCAGAACAATTAGCGGCGCAAGGAGTGCAGGAAATTATCTTAATTTCGCAAATTACGACAAACTATGGTGTCGATCTTTATGGAGAGCCGCGCTTAGCGGAACTCTTACAGGCATTAGGTAAAGTCAATATTCCTTGGATTCGGATGCACTATGCCTATCCTACAGGACTGACGCCAAAAGTCATTGAGGCAATTCAAGCAACACCTAATGTTCTACCTTATTTAGATTTACCATTACAGCACTCACATCCAGAAATTCTGCGAGCCATGAACCGTCCTTGGCAAGGGCGAGTTAACGATGGAATTATCGAACGCATTAAGCAAGCAATTCCGCAGGCGGTGCTAAGAACAACATTTATCGTTGGATTTCCTGGAGAGACTGACGAACACTTTGAGCATCTACAGCAGTTTGTTCAGCGTCACGAATTCGACCACGTAGGAGTATTTACATTCTCTCCAGAAGAAGGAACTCCGGCGTATAGTTTGCCAAATCAGTTACCACAGGAAGTCATGGAAGCACGACGCGATGCGGTAATGGAAATTCAGCAGCCGATTTCATGGCGTAAGAATCAACAGGAAGTCGGCAAAGTAATAGACGTGCTGATTGAGCAAGAAAATCCAGAAACTGGGGATTTAGTAGGACGTTCTACCCGCTTCTCTCCAGAAGTCGATGGTTTAGTTTACGTTCAGGGTGCAGCGCGGCTAGGTTCTCTGGTACCAGTCAAGATTACCGACGCCGATATTTACGACCTTTACGGTCAGATAGCCATTAATAACTAA
- a CDS encoding aldo/keto reductase, translated as METIRLGQDGSAVTPLCIGTWAWGDKLFWNYGSDYDVNQLREAFKAALEAGITFFDTAEIYGFGQSEEFLAQFMQQTTQSVQIATKFGPFPWRFTGQSVSDALTDSLKRLQLQKVPLYQVHWPFTFLLSQETLMNTLADEVQRGRIEAIGVSNYSAEQMREAHELLARRGVRLAVNQVRYSLMTRQIETNGILDTAKELGITILAYSPLAQGLLTGKYSADNSETPTGARRIDPRFSKDGLRKIEPVLSLLRQIGAKRDRTPAQVALNWLITQGNVIPIAGAKTAAQVKQNAGALGWKLSDDEFGQLDLASRSWR; from the coding sequence GTGGAAACAATTAGATTAGGACAAGATGGTTCAGCAGTGACACCCCTATGTATTGGTACATGGGCTTGGGGCGATAAACTCTTTTGGAATTATGGTAGTGACTACGATGTCAATCAACTACGAGAAGCTTTCAAAGCCGCGTTAGAAGCTGGAATAACCTTCTTTGATACTGCTGAGATTTACGGATTTGGGCAGTCAGAAGAGTTTTTAGCGCAATTTATGCAGCAGACAACGCAATCAGTACAGATTGCGACTAAATTTGGTCCTTTTCCTTGGAGATTTACAGGTCAATCAGTCTCGGATGCTCTAACTGATAGCTTAAAACGCCTGCAACTACAAAAAGTACCGCTGTATCAAGTGCATTGGCCTTTTACTTTCTTACTCAGTCAAGAAACACTAATGAACACTTTGGCTGATGAAGTGCAACGTGGCAGAATTGAAGCTATAGGTGTCAGTAACTACTCAGCCGAACAAATGCGCGAAGCCCACGAGTTACTTGCTAGACGCGGCGTACGTTTAGCGGTGAATCAAGTACGCTATTCACTAATGACACGGCAAATTGAGACGAATGGTATTTTGGATACCGCAAAAGAGTTGGGGATCACAATTCTAGCGTATAGCCCGTTGGCACAAGGCTTACTCACAGGTAAATACTCAGCAGACAACTCTGAAACTCCTACTGGCGCGCGCAGAATTGATCCGCGTTTTAGTAAAGACGGTTTGCGAAAAATAGAACCAGTATTATCATTACTGCGACAAATTGGTGCAAAACGCGATCGCACTCCTGCTCAAGTTGCGCTCAACTGGTTAATTACCCAAGGTAATGTTATCCCTATTGCTGGAGCAAAAACAGCCGCACAAGTCAAACAAAACGCTGGTGCTTTAGGCTGGAAACTCAGCGACGATGAATTTGGGCAATTAGACTTAGCGAGTCGTTCCTGGCGATAA
- a CDS encoding inositol monophosphatase family protein, which produces MNTDFWTSILDFAQATTQRVGTQLLKDFGHVQASQKADGSLVTQSDKWADQEFRGAIATHFPDHGILSEEGDQTFPGSEWCWVIDPLDGTTNFTRGIPLWAISLGLLYQGTPVFGCIYLPPLDQVFHGFFPGESQLAMPTGAFLNHCPIHSSNDAPSSNHFFSLCARSTSVIQPGFPCKIRMLGVASYNFLTVAAGTTLGAVEATPKVWDLAGAWVIVKAAGGAWVSLHSQPLFPLVSGKDYGDRSFPTLVVSRPELVPVFRPFMQKIAH; this is translated from the coding sequence TTGAATACTGATTTTTGGACATCAATTCTCGACTTTGCGCAAGCAACAACCCAACGTGTAGGAACACAACTTCTCAAAGATTTTGGACACGTACAAGCGTCACAAAAAGCTGATGGAAGTTTGGTCACACAATCGGATAAATGGGCAGATCAAGAATTTCGTGGAGCGATCGCAACTCATTTTCCTGATCACGGTATTTTGAGTGAAGAAGGCGATCAAACTTTTCCTGGAAGTGAGTGGTGCTGGGTCATCGATCCTTTAGATGGTACGACAAACTTTACTAGAGGAATTCCACTGTGGGCAATTTCGCTTGGTTTGCTCTACCAAGGAACTCCTGTTTTTGGGTGCATCTACTTACCACCCCTCGATCAAGTCTTTCATGGCTTTTTTCCAGGAGAATCACAATTAGCAATGCCTACGGGGGCATTTCTCAATCATTGTCCGATCCACAGTAGTAATGATGCTCCAAGTTCTAATCACTTTTTTAGCTTGTGTGCGCGGAGTACTTCAGTCATTCAACCAGGCTTTCCTTGTAAAATTCGGATGCTTGGCGTAGCTAGCTACAACTTCCTCACTGTCGCCGCTGGAACGACTTTAGGTGCAGTTGAAGCAACACCTAAAGTGTGGGACCTTGCTGGTGCTTGGGTAATTGTGAAAGCGGCAGGGGGCGCTTGGGTATCCCTGCATTCGCAACCTCTGTTTCCGCTAGTCTCTGGCAAAGATTATGGCGATCGCTCTTTTCCCACTTTAGTGGTTAGTCGCCCTGAATTAGTACCAGTTTTTCGTCCATTTATGCAAAAAATTGCACATTAA
- a CDS encoding BCD family MFS transporter: MSKGSLEHSPKINLLTMFRLGLFQMGLGIMSILTLGVLNRIMINELVIPATVVAGTIAMHQFVAPARLWFGQLSDAKKIGGTHRTGYVWIGAALFAIASFLAVQVTWQLGNSVHSQGWTFQTYGWVALLAGIFALYGLALSSSSTPFAALLVDVSDEENRSQLVGIVWSMLMVGIVIGAIISAGLLPAPTTCQEAVSSVSIFSDPQNLAFLQNAINRLFLVLPAVVFGLAVLSTLGVEKKYSRYTSRSTIADREDKITLPRALKVLSASRQTGLFFSFLLVMTMSLFMQEAVMEPYGGEVFGMCVSETTRLNAFWGTGTLLGISSTGFLIVPRIGKQKTAQLGCFTVAMSLVLVVVSGFSANPQMLQGALLLFGLASGVTTTGAISLMLDLTAAETAGTFIGAWGLAQAIARAVATVTGGAVLDIGKQLFSDRVFSYGLVFTLQACGMILAIWFLNRVDVTEFRSNAKQAIASILENELD, encoded by the coding sequence ATGTCAAAGGGGTCATTGGAGCATTCTCCCAAAATTAACCTTTTAACAATGTTTCGACTGGGCTTATTTCAGATGGGATTGGGCATTATGTCTATCCTGACACTAGGGGTACTCAACCGAATCATGATTAATGAGCTAGTTATTCCTGCAACTGTAGTCGCGGGGACAATTGCAATGCATCAATTTGTTGCTCCGGCGCGATTATGGTTTGGACAATTGTCGGATGCTAAAAAGATTGGTGGAACACACCGCACTGGTTATGTTTGGATTGGTGCTGCGTTATTTGCGATCGCATCTTTTCTTGCAGTACAAGTCACTTGGCAGTTAGGAAATAGTGTTCACTCACAAGGTTGGACATTTCAAACTTACGGTTGGGTAGCACTGTTAGCTGGAATTTTTGCTTTGTATGGGTTAGCGCTGAGTTCAAGTTCTACGCCTTTTGCTGCACTGCTGGTTGATGTTTCTGATGAGGAAAATCGTTCTCAACTTGTTGGTATTGTCTGGTCAATGCTCATGGTTGGTATTGTTATTGGAGCAATTATTAGTGCTGGATTACTCCCTGCACCGACAACTTGCCAGGAAGCAGTTTCTAGTGTTTCTATCTTTAGCGATCCGCAAAATCTAGCGTTTTTGCAAAATGCAATTAATCGCTTGTTCTTAGTACTACCTGCTGTTGTTTTTGGCTTGGCAGTATTATCTACATTGGGTGTTGAAAAGAAATATTCGCGCTACACGTCGCGTTCGACTATAGCAGATAGAGAAGACAAAATTACCTTACCACGCGCGTTGAAAGTGCTGAGTGCTAGCCGTCAAACGGGGCTCTTTTTCTCTTTTTTACTTGTGATGACGATGAGCTTATTTATGCAAGAAGCAGTGATGGAACCTTATGGTGGTGAAGTTTTTGGGATGTGTGTCTCGGAGACGACGCGGCTAAATGCTTTTTGGGGAACAGGAACACTGTTGGGTATTAGCAGTACTGGATTTTTGATTGTGCCACGGATTGGTAAGCAAAAAACCGCTCAGTTAGGCTGTTTTACGGTTGCGATGTCTTTAGTATTAGTTGTAGTATCGGGGTTCAGTGCAAATCCTCAGATGTTACAAGGAGCGTTGCTTTTATTTGGTTTAGCCTCCGGTGTGACAACAACAGGAGCGATTAGTTTGATGCTTGATTTAACTGCAGCAGAAACCGCAGGAACTTTTATCGGTGCATGGGGATTGGCACAAGCGATCGCGCGGGCGGTAGCAACTGTAACGGGTGGTGCAGTTTTAGATATTGGCAAACAGCTATTTAGCGATCGTGTCTTCTCTTATGGCTTAGTATTTACCTTGCAAGCTTGTGGTATGATACTTGCGATTTGGTTCCTGAACCGCGTTGATGTCACAGAATTTCGTTCAAATGCTAAACAAGCGATCGCCTCAATATTGGAGAATGAATTAGATTGA
- a CDS encoding DEAD/DEAH box helicase — MNFSFESLGLSETRIKHLEKVGFTTATNIQAQAIPHLLAGRDVVGQSQTGTGKTAAFSLPILERIDPHQKSVQALILTPTRELAVQVKEAISSFIGDQNVRVAAIYGGQSIDRQMLQLKRGVQIVVGTPGRVIDLINRGSLQLNQINWMVLDEADEMLSMGFIDDVERILQTAPTERQTALFSATMPSTIRQLVTKFLRSPVTVTVEQPKAAPTRINQVAYLIPRHWSKARALQPILALEDPESALIFVRTRKTAAELTNQLQAAGYSADEYHGDLTQQARERLLMRFRNKQVRWVIATDIAARGLDVEDLTHVINYDLPDSVETYVHRIGRTGRAGKEGTAIALVQPFERRKQQLIERHVRQSWKVLSIPTRAQIEGRHLEKLQTQVQEVLSGERLASFLPIVRDLSNEYDVHAIAAAALQMAYDSTRPAWMQSEGGTIEPEKQSTPKPILRSPRSQSVSKNS, encoded by the coding sequence ATGAATTTTTCCTTTGAAAGCTTGGGTCTTTCAGAAACACGTATTAAACATTTAGAAAAAGTTGGATTTACAACAGCAACAAATATTCAAGCGCAAGCGATTCCCCACTTACTAGCAGGGCGCGATGTTGTGGGACAATCTCAAACTGGTACCGGAAAAACAGCCGCATTTTCTTTGCCGATTCTAGAGCGTATCGATCCCCACCAAAAATCAGTGCAGGCTTTGATCCTGACACCAACACGAGAGTTAGCGGTGCAGGTAAAAGAAGCAATTTCGAGCTTTATTGGCGATCAAAATGTCCGCGTAGCAGCAATTTACGGTGGTCAATCAATTGACCGACAAATGTTGCAATTAAAGCGCGGTGTCCAAATTGTTGTTGGTACACCTGGACGAGTCATTGATCTGATCAACCGAGGTAGCCTACAGCTCAATCAAATCAATTGGATGGTATTAGATGAAGCCGATGAAATGCTAAGCATGGGCTTTATTGACGACGTCGAAAGGATTTTACAGACTGCACCCACAGAACGGCAAACAGCGTTGTTCTCCGCAACGATGCCATCAACAATTCGGCAATTAGTAACGAAGTTTTTGCGATCGCCTGTAACAGTCACAGTCGAACAACCAAAGGCTGCTCCAACACGCATCAATCAAGTTGCATATTTGATCCCGCGTCATTGGAGTAAAGCACGAGCATTACAGCCCATTTTGGCACTGGAAGATCCTGAATCAGCATTGATCTTTGTGCGTACTAGAAAGACAGCGGCTGAACTAACTAATCAATTGCAAGCTGCAGGTTACAGCGCAGATGAGTACCACGGCGATCTCACTCAGCAAGCGCGAGAAAGACTATTAATGCGCTTTCGTAACAAGCAAGTCCGCTGGGTCATTGCTACAGATATTGCGGCGCGTGGCTTGGATGTAGAAGATTTAACGCACGTTATCAACTACGATTTACCTGATAGTGTTGAAACGTATGTGCATCGCATCGGGCGTACTGGACGTGCAGGTAAAGAAGGAACCGCAATTGCACTGGTACAACCGTTTGAACGGCGTAAGCAGCAACTCATTGAACGGCACGTTCGCCAAAGTTGGAAAGTGCTTTCGATTCCTACACGGGCGCAAATTGAAGGACGTCATCTAGAAAAGCTGCAAACTCAAGTACAAGAGGTGCTCTCGGGAGAACGTCTAGCTTCTTTCTTGCCAATTGTGCGCGATCTCAGTAATGAGTATGACGTACATGCGATCGCCGCAGCAGCATTACAGATGGCATATGATTCAACTCGTCCCGCTTGGATGCAGTCAGAAGGCGGAACAATTGAACCCGAAAAACAAAGTACACCAAAACCGATTTTGCGATCGCCACGTTCGCAATCAGTCTCAAAAAATAGCTAA
- a CDS encoding ATP-binding protein — MLRFSRDLTANLNPHRSLKARFGLAIGVIAFLLSILASLIVGYTASEQIKVNVGQSLAELAYQMTDKLDRGMFERYRDLQIVSTLNIIRNPNSNLLEQRTLLEKLQSTYPKYAWIGLTDNQGIVQASTGKLLEGVSVAQRPWFIGGQQAPYVGDVHEALKLAKLLPSPSNEPLRFVDVAAPVVDLQGNPRGVLGAHLSWTWSQEVQKSLLRSLQSRNTEMFVLREDGSELLGPPGFNAQPQADNLPAEPLPLMSVKEAQRGLNSYRIETWLDGHTYLTGFARSSGYRDYPGLGWLVLVRQRTDVAFAPARQLQHQIFAWNVTLGVLFAILGWVIAEHITKPMLAIAAAADRIRQGNTRLNIPVVQGRDEVANLSKSLNKLVSTLTLQENDLKISNQQLQMKICELQEAEESVRSSEEKFRQLAENIQEVFWISDPDVNEIIYISPAYEQIWGKTCESLYANPNSWLDAVYPEDRKHVFPKDRKTTYGTYNVEFRLVQPNGSVRWLWTRTFPVHNPKGEVYRIVGLTQDITERKQAQETRQELAQEKELSELKSRFIAHTSHEFRTPLTAIKMSATMLEKFDRKASVEQKNRYFDQIQTGVKRLTQLLDNILIISKAEAGKLEFNPTVLNLVDFCHSLIEELHLGTGDQRQITFISQGYCNQTCLDETLLRYILTNLLSNAIKYSPQGGNIQLDLICDEETAIFRVQDCGIGIPVADQANLFTSFYRCSNTGKLPGTGLGLVIVKDAVDLHGGQITVESEVGVGTTFTVTLPLNYTPTTETS, encoded by the coding sequence ATGCTTAGGTTTTCACGCGACTTGACGGCTAATCTTAATCCACATCGCAGCTTAAAAGCCCGTTTTGGACTGGCAATTGGTGTTATTGCTTTCTTACTCTCGATATTAGCCAGTTTAATTGTAGGTTATACAGCAAGCGAGCAAATCAAAGTTAATGTTGGTCAATCGCTCGCAGAGCTAGCATATCAGATGACTGACAAACTAGATCGAGGAATGTTCGAGCGCTACCGCGATCTTCAAATCGTCAGCACGCTCAATATTATTCGCAATCCAAACTCTAACCTGCTAGAGCAGCGCACACTCTTAGAAAAGCTGCAAAGTACTTATCCCAAATATGCATGGATTGGCTTAACAGATAATCAGGGTATTGTCCAAGCGAGTACTGGAAAATTGCTAGAAGGCGTAAGTGTTGCTCAAAGACCTTGGTTTATTGGTGGACAACAAGCTCCTTATGTAGGTGATGTCCATGAAGCCCTCAAGCTTGCTAAGTTACTACCAAGTCCCAGTAATGAGCCACTACGCTTTGTCGATGTAGCAGCACCAGTGGTAGATCTTCAAGGTAATCCGCGAGGCGTACTAGGTGCTCATCTCAGTTGGACGTGGTCTCAGGAAGTGCAAAAATCGCTATTGCGATCGCTGCAGAGCCGTAACACAGAAATGTTTGTTCTTCGAGAAGATGGCAGCGAATTATTAGGTCCACCAGGGTTTAACGCACAACCACAAGCAGACAACTTACCAGCAGAACCTTTGCCTTTGATGAGTGTTAAAGAGGCTCAACGTGGGCTAAATAGCTATAGAATTGAAACCTGGCTCGATGGACATACCTATCTAACTGGCTTTGCTCGCAGTAGTGGTTATCGTGATTACCCTGGATTGGGGTGGTTGGTATTGGTACGGCAGAGAACAGATGTAGCCTTTGCTCCAGCCCGACAGTTACAGCACCAAATATTTGCTTGGAACGTCACACTAGGTGTGTTATTTGCAATTCTAGGTTGGGTAATTGCTGAACATATTACAAAACCAATGTTGGCGATCGCTGCCGCCGCCGACCGCATCCGTCAAGGAAATACAAGACTCAATATTCCAGTTGTGCAAGGTCGAGATGAGGTTGCCAATCTCTCTAAGTCTCTTAACAAGCTAGTTTCAACACTAACTTTGCAGGAAAATGACTTGAAAATCAGTAATCAACAGTTGCAGATGAAAATCTGCGAACTTCAAGAAGCAGAAGAGTCAGTGCGTTCCAGTGAGGAGAAATTTCGGCAACTTGCAGAAAATATTCAAGAGGTATTCTGGATTAGCGATCCTGATGTGAATGAGATCATCTACATTAGTCCTGCCTACGAGCAAATCTGGGGTAAAACTTGTGAAAGTTTGTACGCTAATCCGAACTCCTGGCTCGATGCTGTTTATCCAGAAGATCGCAAACACGTATTTCCCAAAGACCGCAAAACTACTTATGGAACCTATAACGTTGAGTTTCGACTCGTACAGCCTAATGGCTCAGTGCGCTGGCTTTGGACTCGCACCTTTCCAGTTCACAACCCGAAAGGAGAAGTGTATCGCATTGTTGGATTGACTCAAGATATCACCGAGCGCAAGCAAGCACAAGAAACACGTCAGGAATTAGCACAAGAAAAAGAGCTAAGCGAACTCAAATCTCGTTTCATTGCTCATACATCACACGAGTTTCGTACACCCTTAACTGCAATCAAAATGAGTGCTACCATGCTAGAAAAGTTTGATCGCAAAGCAAGCGTGGAGCAAAAAAATAGATATTTTGACCAAATTCAAACGGGCGTCAAACGGTTAACGCAGTTATTAGATAATATTCTGATCATTAGTAAAGCAGAAGCAGGAAAACTAGAATTTAACCCAACTGTTCTTAATCTTGTAGACTTTTGTCATTCTTTAATTGAAGAACTACACCTCGGTACTGGCGATCAGCGTCAAATAACATTTATCAGTCAAGGCTACTGCAACCAAACTTGCTTAGATGAAACTTTGTTAAGATACATCCTCACAAACTTACTCTCAAATGCTATTAAGTACTCTCCTCAAGGTGGCAACATTCAACTGGACTTGATTTGTGATGAGGAAACTGCGATCTTTCGCGTCCAAGATTGCGGAATCGGTATTCCTGTGGCAGATCAAGCAAATCTATTTACTTCCTTTTACCGTTGTAGTAATACTGGCAAGCTTCCTGGAACTGGACTTGGGCTAGTTATCGTTAAAGATGCCGTTGATTTACATGGCGGTCAAATTACTGTGGAAAGTGAAGTTGGAGTTGGCACAACTTTTACTGTTACGCTACCACTAAACTACACACCTACAACAGAAACTTCTTAG
- a CDS encoding vitamin K epoxide reductase family protein, with the protein MSRRRIPWIHRWSRPLIAAIALLGAITTAYLTIVKFTQSSTACPAGNCDLVLSSPYATVFGLPLALFGFLAYASMTAFALAPLGINPGRKKELRSQVENWTWLLLLAGAIAMTVFSGYLMYLLFSQIQATCIYCIASAIFSVSLLVLTVVGRAWEDIGQIFFTAIVVGMITLIGTLGIYAGINQPTATTPGQSSTSLSPTTAPTPGVGWQITTTSGEAEIALARHLNQIGAREFVAWWCPHCHEQKELFGQQAYAEINHIECAADGQNARPDLCQTAGIQSFPTWEINGQLYPGLRSLQELAELSGYKGSQNFRYSPS; encoded by the coding sequence ATGAGTCGCCGACGTATTCCTTGGATTCATCGATGGTCCCGTCCGCTAATTGCAGCGATCGCGCTGTTAGGTGCAATAACCACCGCGTACTTAACCATAGTAAAATTTACCCAAAGTTCCACTGCTTGCCCTGCGGGTAACTGCGATCTTGTCCTTTCTAGCCCTTATGCGACAGTTTTTGGACTACCACTAGCCTTGTTTGGCTTTTTGGCTTATGCCAGTATGACAGCTTTTGCTTTGGCACCTTTGGGTATTAATCCAGGACGAAAGAAAGAACTGCGTTCCCAAGTAGAGAATTGGACTTGGTTGCTACTATTGGCTGGTGCGATCGCCATGACAGTCTTTAGTGGCTACTTAATGTATCTACTTTTTTCACAAATTCAAGCGACGTGTATTTACTGTATTGCCTCGGCAATCTTCTCGGTTAGCCTACTGGTTCTGACCGTCGTTGGTCGTGCGTGGGAGGACATTGGACAAATTTTCTTCACAGCGATCGTTGTCGGTATGATCACCTTAATTGGTACTCTTGGTATCTACGCAGGAATCAACCAACCAACAGCAACAACTCCAGGACAATCAAGCACAAGTTTAAGTCCAACGACAGCACCAACACCAGGTGTTGGCTGGCAAATTACCACGACCTCCGGAGAAGCTGAGATTGCTTTAGCGCGTCACCTAAATCAAATTGGTGCTAGGGAATTTGTAGCTTGGTGGTGTCCCCACTGTCACGAACAAAAGGAGCTTTTTGGACAACAAGCCTACGCCGAAATCAATCACATTGAATGTGCTGCAGACGGTCAAAACGCACGTCCTGATCTTTGTCAAACGGCAGGTATTCAAAGCTTCCCAACTTGGGAAATTAACGGTCAATTGTATCCAGGTTTAAGATCTTTACAAGAGTTAGCAGAACTTTCTGGCTACAAAGGTTCACAAAATTTTCGATACTCTCCCTCATAA